Below is a window of Equus quagga isolate Etosha38 chromosome 1, UCLA_HA_Equagga_1.0, whole genome shotgun sequence DNA.
ACTGGCCTGAAAAAGAAACTGTTTGTGTATATACAAGTCATGTTAAAAAGTCTTTACACATACTAATTGTTGGTATGCCATAGAATTGCTAGGTTTTCCTATGGAAAGTATGCTTAATTGGGAAAAGCCAGCACCTGGTCAGGATGACAACCAAGAAATCCCCTTCCTACCCTCTGCCCGTCCTTCAATCCCCAAGGCACTCAGATCTCTTCTGGCGACATGTAGGCTGGATTGCCAGCcatttgaacatttattttatttaagtataattgacatacaatattatattagtttcaggtgtacagtgatttgatatttttatatattatgaaatgatcaatacactaagtctagttaccatctgttaCCATACAGTGTGATCACAATATTATTGACCATTCCCTGTGCTGTACGTTTTGCTTCCTTTGTCTAGCCCAGGATTTCTCAGTCTCAGCTCTATTGGCTTTTGGGGCggggataattctttgttgtgggggccgtcctgtgcattgcaggatgtttagcagaatCCTGGGCCTCTACCCTGTCTGGTGATGCCAGTAGtacctttccccttcccctcattgtgacaaccaaaaatgtctcccgACATTGCAAAATATCCCCTGGGGGTGCAATCACCCACGTTGTGAACTGCTGGTATGGAATGATTGACACATCCTTCTGGTGGCTAGCCTATGGCTGTGGCAAGTACAGTAATTCCAAGCCCCACGAGCTTGAAACTCTGTTTCACTGAAGAAGGGCGAACCCAGATTGTGATACTTCTTGACCCAAAGACTGATCTCAGGGGATAGAACTAGGAAACAGATGtgctgaggagaggagggggtTTGAGCCTGAAGAGAAAcagaggtggtgtgtgtgtgtgtgtgtgtgtgtgtgtgagtgagagagagagagagagagagagagagagagagagaagctgcctCTGACTCCCCCTTCCTtcactccttccctctcagaaAAGGTAGGGCTGGGAATGAGGCAAGTcccagaaaagaaatgtaaaggaggggttgggggtgatGTTTTGATCTGAGATACACTGTTGGAAGGTCGAGactttgtgaaaataaaagaagtttgaTTCTCAGTAGTATTTATGGAGGTAATAATTATGGATCTGAGAAGACATAAATTTCACTTTCTGACTACTGGACTCTGACTATTAattggcagttttatttttttttttttttttttttttttttttagaaacttgtttattttccgtcaaccttatttccattttctgagtTTGTGGAAGAACAGCTTAAGACCACTCAGTGGTTGTTCCTACCCACTCAGTGGCCTGAGCAGTGGGAGCTGCAGACCAGTCTTCAGTGGCAGGCTGAGCACTCCAGTCTTCAGTAGGGAACTGCTGAATAGGCACAGAGGGCACCTGCACGCCTTCAGACCAGTCTGCAACCTCAGGTTGAGTAGCAGTGAACTCAGGAGCAGGAGCAGTCCATTCACCCTGAAATTCCTCCTTGGTCACAGCCTTTTCAGCAGCAGCctgctcttccttttcaatctcttCAGGATCTCTGTAGAAGTAGAGATCAGGCATGACCTCCCATGGGTGTTCACGGGAGATGGTACCCCGCATGCGCAGAACTTCCCGGGCAAGCATCCACCACATCAGACCCACAGAGTGAGCTCCCTTATTGTTGCATGGGATGGCGATGTCCACATAGCGCAGGGGAGAGTCTGTGTTACACAGAGCAATGGTAGGCAGGTTAACATAAGACGCCTCTGTGAGAGGCTGGTGGTCAGCCCTGGGATCAGTTACCACCAGAAGTCTTGGTTCCCGGAAGGCTGCCTGGATCTGGTTAGTGAACGTTCCAGGAGTGAAGCGGCCAGCAATAGGAGTGGCTCCAGTGGCAGCAGCAAACTTCAGCACAGCTCGCTGGCCAGTATTCCTGGAGGATATGACACTGACGTCAGCTGGGTTTTCAATGGCAACAATGGCACGAGCTGCCAGCAGCAGCTTCTCCCAGGTTCTCTTCAAATTTATGATGTAGATGCcatcacttttccttttgtagATGTACTGTTCCATCTGGAAGTCAAGGTTGGTGCCACCTAAGTGGGTTCCTGCTGCAAGGAATTTGAGGacatcctcctccttcatttgcAGGACGTCAAGGGCTCCGGACATTGTGAAAGCTTCCCTTTTAAGTTACGACGGGAACCCAGAACAACGCCGTATGGACCCCTCGCCGGGCAGCGCGGAAAAGCAATTGgcagttttattttacaataaaggTTGTCGTCCCTGCTTTCCCCCAAGTGGCCTTTGAGTCTCCCCTTCTGttttttgaataaacatttctctacATGAACCACtgtcccacccccagctccaccATACTTCAGAATAATTTTGGAGTATGGTGGTTTTATCATGTGGAAATGTAGTACAGATGTTCAGaattaccttttctttctcccctttaaAACATCATGACCACACATGCTTTGCTCTAagtattattaagtatttttattattactattaaaaaatCTTGACTCAGGCAGAGTCCCACTAAATCTCAAGTAAAGGCAAATATTAAAATAGCAGCAAGTATTTATGTGTCTCACACTAAAAAATCTGAACTCATGTTTGGCTTTTTATGCAATTGAAACCTTTATTTTTTGACCCACTTAATGGCGTCTTCTAGTTTTACCGTCTTTTCCTGACTCTAAAACTTTAAGTTCAAACTATAGGAGTTTTTTCACTATCCTTCATTGTCCCCCAAATTTCGTCTAgacttcagtttttctctttatcctgccTGTATCTTTGAACTCAGCCTGATCACCTAATGCAGTTTGATGTGAGGATTGGACTGCCAGCATGAATTAGTTAGCATGTGTTTTTACAAGTTATTAATGGGCGAAAGTTCTCTTCTTGCAGAGAACCCCACAGATGCGTGGCAGAGTTCTGCATTCTTCAGCTGCCACACAGTGGGGCCAGTGGTCATATACCCAGGAAATGCTTTATCAACACTCAACACATCCCCACTCAGAAACCTATTTATGGAGATTAGTTGCTATTCTAACTTCAACTTCTTTGGGGTTTATTAGTgccaatttctttttatatttcttggccagatttaaacatatttttctaaatagttGCTAAACAGAAAACCTCTTTCAATTTAGTCACTTGAACCTGGAGTCTAGAGTTCCCTTCCCATCTATGTGTACTTTTTAGTGTGCTGGGAATTAATTCTGGTTTAGATAACTGATCTGCTTTAAAGCATTGCTTTTTCCATCCACACCAAAATAGGAATGCATTACaaggtgattttcttttaaagggtGGAGGAGATCTTTGTTGTTCTGGCAGAGTTCATATGGTAAGGAAGAGGCAAAACCTGATTGTGACTTAGACAGTAGAAATAAGACTCAATGTAGGTATTCCACCATATCTTCCTGGTACCCAGCAGTGGTCCAGCCAATGATCTCTGTTGCAGTACTTTGGTGATACATGTCAAGATTCAGATGATTTTAAGGACTCAAGCTTTAgttgttttaaaagacaaaatgttgTGCAATGACTGGATCCTTGCCAATTCCAGTCTGGAAACTTGAGACACCTTAAAAACCTGCCAGGCGCTAACCTCAGTGGGTATCCTTAGGATGCCTCTTGAGCCACTGTTACAGGTAGAGTGATCATGGGAGTTTGGTGGGGACTTGAGGATGCTTATGCTAAGTGGGGACTTCTGGCACATGATGACACAGGATTCTCCAAAGGATATGAAATCTTTTTGAAGAACTCAttatcttttcccctttttctagGCTGTGGTTATCTTTGTAGGCTGGCTTCTTGCTTTGTTGCCTTACAGACACAAATGTGCTACTTCTTGTAGAGAGGACTCAAGAAGAATGGTCCAAGATGACCACATTTCCTGAAATCACAGCTGCCTCTCGAGAAATCTCTATGGCACGGTCTGTCTGAGGGTTATTACATGGATAGAGAAAGGTTCCTGGAATCTTGTCTTGGGAGGTCCTGGCAGGGTGCTGCTCACAGCATAAATCATCGTCATTGTTGCCACCACTGTTAAAGTGGAAGGCTCTCTTGTGCAGGCACGGAGTTCAGTGCTGTAGTCACTTACTTCTGAGAGCAACTCTATGAGGCATAGGTGCTGACACTGTCGCATTACTTAATCAGGGcagctaagtaacttgcctaggCCCTCACAGGGGCCTTGACCTCAGAAATGAGAACCATTGTGTCATCTACTGTTCTCTAGAAAGTCAAAATAACTTCTAGTCGTTTCTTCCCACCCAgtgcctctccttctctctggtttgttttctttgaaactttccttttctatttagATTTCTCATCTGGTTTCtattatgacttcatttaaaatcttattctttctcttaatatgttgatttctttctcttttattgtaaCCTcaatcattttctctcctttgtgttTCCCTCTGCATTGTTTTATGGGTTtaattgtttttgttgtcatattCCAGGTAGCAGTTCTGGGCTTTTGCAAGAGACCAAAGGATGCTAGTGAAATTTACAGGAGACTTATGGGCCAATATAATTTTAATCAGcaattttctttgccttctatGAAACCTTTTCATCTACCTTCTTGAGTTTATTCTTTGGTCTCAAATGAAATGACCTATGCAAAGCTCTTTGCACAGGGCTTGGCTCAACAAATGTCATTTACGTTTCCTTGAAGAAAGATGAGGAGGGGATAAGCAAGGGTTACCTTCTCATCATTTGGTCTCCTTGTAAAGCAAGTCCACATTCCCTTTACAAACCATTGATTTCTCTCTTCAGAATTAAGCCTCGCCTGGTGGCATTTTACAGGTCACTTGTTGGGTCACAGGTGTTTGTCCTGAGCTGTGCAAACTCAGGACTGACCTTCTCTCCAGCATCCCAGTTTCACTTTGTAATTGCTTCAGAATGCTATAGAGTGGATTGTATTATATAGTAAATATCTGGTTCACAAGCCTTGAATAAATTAACTTAAATGTAATACATGAATACATATAAAGGCTGGCACAAGTAGGTACTCGATAAATGTTAGTTTACCATTCTTTATATAGGTCTGTCTCCTCTCAAGACTGTACATTCCCTGAGAGCAGGAAtcatgtcttactcatcttttatATCACCAGCACCTGGCGCTCAGTAGGTGCTCACTGTTGGTTTATCATTATTGATACACATCTGTCTCCTGCTAAGACTGCGCACTCCTTGTGAGCCGCGATAATTTCTTACACGTTGTTCATATAGTGTGGTAGGTGACCAAAGTGTGTGATGTGCATAGAAACTGACTggggaaagaaagcatgaaaCAATTAGAAGTTGTTACAACTTTTTGGATGACATAAAAATTCTTATgattcatcaaaatatttttaatgagtcATGTATAAGCAGTAGTTACATTAGCTACCCTTTATTGGGTGGCACAACTAAGTGCCACTGTTATACGCTTAATCCCAGTTAGAATttatcccccttttacagatgaggaaactgaggcacagagaagttgtgACTTTCTCAAGGTAACATAGCTGTCACGTTACAGTTAGAATTTAAATAGAGT
It encodes the following:
- the LOC124230418 gene encoding 40S ribosomal protein SA, with the protein product MSGALDVLQMKEEDVLKFLAAGTHLGGTNLDFQMEQYIYKRKSDGIYIINLKRTWEKLLLAARAIVAIENPADVSVISSRNTGQRAVLKFAAATGATPIAGRFTPGTFTNQIQAAFREPRLLVVTDPRADHQPLTEASYVNLPTIALCNTDSPLRYVDIAIPCNNKGAHSVGLMWWMLAREVLRMRGTISREHPWEVMPDLYFYRDPEEIEKEEQAAAEKAVTKEEFQGEWTAPAPEFTATQPEVADWSEGVQVPSVPIQQFPTEDWSAQPATEDWSAAPTAQATEWVGTTTEWS